A region from the Triticum urartu cultivar G1812 chromosome 1, Tu2.1, whole genome shotgun sequence genome encodes:
- the LOC125511769 gene encoding probable NADH dehydrogenase [ubiquinone] 1 alpha subcomplex subunit 12 translates to MAAVVRSVWQGIREKGLTNFLRHAREEGYLKCLGDGNLLQTKIHNIGATLVGVDTFGNKYYEKLHDTQYGRHRWVEYADKGRYNASQVPAEWHGWLHHITDSTGDKLLEEKTKKFIREHRQNYTGQGDDLIYHSKGHALNPGQRDWTRYQPWEPKKEEAT, encoded by the exons ATGGCCGCGGTGGTCCGGAGCGTGTGGCAGGGCATCAGGGAGAAGGGCCTCACCAACTTCCTCCGCCACGCCCGCGAAGAGGGATACCT AAAATGCCTTGGGGACGGAAACCTATT GCAAACCAAAATTCACAACATTGGTGCAACCCTTGTAGGAGTTGACACTTTTGGAAACAAGTACTATGAGAAACTACATGACACTCAGTATG GAAGGCATAGGTGGGTAGAGTATGCGGACAAGGGTCGCTACAATGCATCCCAAGTGCCTGCTGAATGGCATGGATGGCTGCACCACATTACAGACAGCACTGGAGATAAG CTGCTGGAGGAGAAGACTAAAAAGTTCATTAGGGAGCACAGACAGAACTACACCGGACAGGGTGACGACTTGATCTACCACTCCAAGGGGCATGCTCTGAACCCAGGGCAAAGGGACTGGACAAGGTACCAGCCTTGGGAACCAAAGAAAGAAGAGGCCacctga
- the LOC125511786 gene encoding probable WRKY transcription factor 4: protein MCDLFWLSPGEQGDLSDVVRASLHPPHQLPTPAADEEEEDEYSSLLLEGGGGGGGLVVGHGDEQLGMVAMMMGGNNSSRPPSSDHHVISLHSPPATTYTRPHPEPLAGMLRRPGFEREGDMVVGPPPEIGDRLQHMSIAHHPRVPTAMKPRKSQSKKVVCIPAPTAAPGASGRHSTSGEVVPSDLWAWRKYGQKPIKGSPYPRGYYRCSSSKGCPARKQVERSRTDPNMLVITYTSDHNHPWPTQRNALAGSTRPSSSSATAAKIAASSSSSLAAAAARNSSNTNVDVDCVGAHHQLKQESDLDLFADMDALSVFSSIDKIQEDDSKQQLFDPFSSGFCDYI from the exons ATGTGTGACCTGTTTTGGCTGTCGCCGGGCGAGCAAGGAGATCTCTCCGATGTCGTCAGGGCAAGCCTGCACCCGCCTCATCAGCTGCCAACCCCGGCtgccgacgaggaggaggaggacgagtaCAGCTCGCTGCTGCTGgaaggaggaggcggtggaggcggcctGGTCGTCGGCCATGGCGATGAGCAGCTGGGAATGGTGGCCATGATGATGGGCGGCAATAATAGTAGCCGGCCTCCTtcgtctgatcatcacgtgatcTCGCTGCATTCACCGCCGGCGACGACATATACGCGGCCGCATCCAGAGCCGCTGGCCGGGATGCTTCGTCGGCCGGGTTTCGAGAGGGAAGGCGACATGGTGGTCGGGCCGCCGCCGGAGATAGGCGACCGCCTGCAGCACATGTCGATCGCCCATCACCCTCGTGTGCCTACCGCAATGAAGCCAAG GAAGAGCCAGTCGAAGAAGGTGGTGTGCAtcccggcgccgacggcggcgccgggAGCGAGCGGGCGGCATAGCACGAGCGGCGAGGTGGTGCCGTCGGACCTGTGGGCGTGGAGGAAGTACGGGCAGAAGCCCATCAAGGGGTCGCCGTACCCGAGGGGCTACTACCGCTGCAGCAGCTCCAAGGGGTGCCCGGCGAGGAAGCAGGTGGAGCGCAGCCGCACCGACCCCAACATGCTCGTCATCACCTACACCTCCGACCACAACCACCCGTGGCCGACCCAGCGCAACGCCCTTGCCGGATCAACCCGCCCGTCATCctcctccgccaccgccgccaagatcgccgcctcctcttcctcttcattgGCGGCCGCGGCAGCTCGTAACAGTAGCAACACCAACGTCGACGTCGACTGTGTTGGTGCTCACCATCAGCTGAAGCAAGAGAGCGACCTGGACCTGTTCGCGGACATGGACGCCCTCAGCGTCTTCTCCTCCATCGACAAGATCCAGGAAGATGACAGCAAGCAGCAGCTGTTTGATCCTTTCAGCTCCGGCTTCTGCGACTACATCTAA
- the LOC125511802 gene encoding uncharacterized protein LOC125511802, whose amino-acid sequence MRRWCCSSAGGLARRFLSSPTVVHARPPVSSLPFRRDHSHTHAPLPIMGSLFHSAAAAAIVRPPVMAMQVRHYAIKGRSRAPTTPTISKVKKYKMKAPSSMKFRFRTMKDGQIRRWRAGKRHNAHQKSKEAKRRLRKPALVHLAYAKVIKKLNFCG is encoded by the exons ATGCGGCGGTGGTGCTGCTCCTCCGCCGGCGGCCTCGCCCGCCGTTTCCTCTCCTCCCCCACCGTCGTCCATGCCCGCCCGCCCGTGTCCTCCCTCCCCTTCCGCCGCGACCACTCCCACACCCACGCGCCTCTGCCCATCATGGGCTCGCTGTTCCACTCCGCGGCAGCCGCTGCGATCGTCCGGCCTCCGGTGATGGCGATGCAGGTGCGCCACTACGCCATCAAGGGCAGGTCCCGCGCGCCGACCACGCCCACCATCTCCAAAGTCAAGAAATACAAGATGAAGGCCCCCTC CTCCATGAAGTTCCGCTTCAGAACGATGAAGGACGGCCAGATCCGCAGGTGGAGGGCCGGCAAGCGCCACAACGCACACCAAAAG TCCAAGGAAGCAAAGAGAAGACTTCGGAAGCCTGCTTTAGTGCATTTAGCTTATGCCAAAGTTATAAAGAAGCTCAACTTCTGCGGCTAG
- the LOC125511753 gene encoding D-xylose-proton symporter-like 2, whose translation MASKGERDVEIHVSSPPPDDRDAARPLLPAACEAYSVSAAILPFFFPALGGLLYGYDIGATSGATISLKSPTSSGTAWYDLSSVQTGLVVSGSLYGALIGSATAFTIADFLGRRRELVVSSIMYLIGALLTAVAPNFLIMVVGRFLYGIGIGLAMHAAPMYIAETAPSQIRGMLISLKEFFIVLGMLLGYIVGNLFVEVISGWRYMYATSAPICVIMGIGMCWLPCSPRWLLLCATQGKGDLRETKENATRCLCRLRGQASPDLVSEQVNLILEELSYVGEEKKAGFSEIFQGKCLKAMIIGCGLVFFQQVTGQPSVLYYAATIFQSAGFSGASDATRVSILLGLLKLIMTGVAVLVVDKLGRRPLLIGGVSGIAVSLFLLSSYYTLFTGAPYVAVIALLLYVGCYQLSFGPIGWLMISEVFPLKLRGRGLSVAVLVNFASNALVTFAFSPLEDLIGTGVLFASFGVIAVASLAFIFCIVPETKGLTLEEIEAKL comes from the exons ATGGCGTCCAAG GGCGAGAGGGATGTGGAGATCCACGtctcctccccgccgcccgaCGACCGCGACGCCGCTAGGCCCTTGCTGCCCGCCGCCTGCGAGGCCTACTCCGTCTCCGCCGCAATCCTCCC CTTCTTTTTCCCAGCTCTGGGTGGGCTTCTCTATGGCTATGACATCGGGGCAACATCTGGTGCCACCATATCGCTCAAG TCCCCCACATCCAGTGGTACAGCATGGTACGACCTGTCATCAGTGCAAACCGGCCTCGTG GTCAGCGGCTCACTCTATGGTGCTTTGATCGGATCCGCCACGGCATTCACCATTGCGGATTTTCTAG GAAGGCGCAGAGAGCTTGTTGTTTCTTCTATCATGTATTTGATTGGAGCTCTTCTCACCGCAGTGGCTCCTAACTTCCTTATCATGGTGGTTGGTCGCTTTTTATATGGCATAGGAATTGGATTG GCTATGCACGCTGCTCCAATGTATATTGCTGAGACTGCTCCAAGTCAGATTAGAGGCATGCTCATCTCTCTCAAGGAGTTCTTTATTGTTCTTGGGATGCTT CTTGGTTATATAGTAGGCAATCTATTTGTTGAAGTGATTTCTGGTTGGCGCTACATGTATGCCACCAGTGCTCCGATATGTGTCATTATGGGCATCGGAATGTGCTGGTTACCTTGTTCACCTAGGTGGCTTCTGTTATGTGCCACACAAGGAAAAGGAGATCTGCGGGAGACAAAAGAAAATGCTACACGTTGCTTATGTCGATTGAGGGGTCAAGCGTCACCTGATTTGGTTTCGGAGCAGGTCAATTTGATTCTGGAAGAACTCTCATACGTTGGTGAAGAGAAAAAAGCAGGCTTCAGTGAGATCTTTCAAGGAAAGTGTCTCAAAGCAATGATAATTGGATGTGGTTTGGTGTTCTTTCAGCAG GTCACTGGTCAACCAAGTGTGCTATATTATGCTGCGACAATTTTTCAG AGTGCTGGATTCTCTGGAGCATCTGATGCCACTCGTGTATCAATTCTTCTTGGCTTGCTGAAG CTGATTATGACTGGAGTTGCCGTTCTTGTGGTTGACAAACTTGGCAGAAGACCATTACTAATTGGTGGTGTTAGTGGAATT GCTGTCTCCCTATTCTTATTGTCTTCATACTATACCTTGTTTACGGGTGCTCCTTATGTGGCTGTAATAGCACTTCTACTGTATGTTGGCTGCTACCAG TTATCATTTGGCCCGATTGGCTGGCTTATGATTTCGGAGGTTTTCCCGCTGAAACTGCGTGGCCGTGGATTGAGTGTTGCTGTTCTTGTGAACTTCGCCTCCAACGCGCTTGTCACTTTTGCTTTCTCCCCACTAGAG GACTTGATTGGCACCGGGGTTCTCTTTGCTTCGTTCGGGGTGATTGCGGTGGCGTCTCTCGCATTCATATTCTGCATTGTGCCTGAAACAAAAGGGCTCACCCTGGAAGAAATCGAAGCCAAACTGTAG